A portion of the Fulvia fulva chromosome 1, complete sequence genome contains these proteins:
- a CDS encoding Indoleamine 2,3-dioxygenase has translation MVPITIPKLEDYGVSSKHGFLPTEAPLERLPSDYYEPWENVMKNLQGLILSKRLHEVVDNMPVLSTEYLVDQAQLQRAYSILAFITHAYIWGGDKPAGRVPPPVTIPFMAACKRLELPPVATYAGLVLWNWKPIFDDERNDTLANLDMIHTFTGSLDEKWFYLISVAIEARAGPIIPLMLQAIEAAENGDRTVVTECLKFFAERLDELGTMLGRMYDQCDPHVFYHRIRPFLAGSKNMADAGLPSGVIFDNGGPINKQQYVQFSGGSNAQSSILQFFDIVLGVEHRPTGDKKMPMTEQAGKKPSRPSANFIHEMRQYMPGPHARFLRKVERIANIKAFVEEHSYDHALALGFDACLAMLSAFRDRHIQIVSRYIIIQSAAAKKSEKDKPSEEKSKKVNLANRTKSTSKDGEQKKDLKGTGGTSLIPFLRQARDETGEPAVDAWTRRLLSKTSGSASFEKEGQVKQGLAGVWKVDDNGLCSW, from the coding sequence ATGGTTCCAATCACAATCCCCAAGCTGGAAGACTACGGCGTGTCTTCCAAGCATGGGTTCCTTCCCACCGAAGCGCCTCTCGAGCGACTGCCGAGCGATTACTACGAGCCATGGGAGAATGTCATGAAGAATCTACAAGGCTTGATCCTGAGTAAGAGATTACATGAGGTGGTTGATAATATGCCTGTGCTGTCTACGGAGTACCTGGTGGACCAGGCGCAATTGCAGCGGGCATACAGCATTTTGGCCTTTATCACGCATGCGTACATCTGGGGAGGTGACAAGCCAGCTGGGAGAGTGCCTCCACCTGTCACTATACCGTTCATGGCTGCTTGTAAGCGTCTTGAGCTTCCGCCCGTTGCTACATATGCTGGTCTTGTGCTGTGGAACTGGAAGCCAATCTTCGATGATGAGCGCAACGACACACTTGCCAATCTGGACATGATCCACACCTTTACTGGCTCGCTGGACGAGAAGTGGTTCTATTTGATCAGTGTCGCGATTGAAGCTCGCGCCGGTCCGATCATTCCGTTGATGCTTCAAGCCATTGAAGCTGCTGAGAATGGAGATCGCACGGTAGTCACAGAATGCCTGAAGTTCTTTGCAGAGCGCCTGGATGAGCTTGGCACGATGCTCGGTCGCATGTACGACCAGTGCGACCCACATGTATTCTATCACCGCATCAGACCATTCCTGGCCGGCAGCAAGAATATGGCAGATGCAGGTCTGCCAAGCGGCGTCATCTTTGACAATGGAGGCCCGATCAACAAGCAGCAATATGTGCAGTTCAGTGGAGGTAGCAATGCGCAGTCTAGCATATTGCAGTTCTTCGACATTGTGCTGGGAGTTGAGCATCGGCCGACTGGAGACAAGAAGATGCCAATGACCGAGCAGGCCGGCAAGAAGCCTTCGAGACCAAGCGCGAACTTCATCCACGAGATGCGCCAGTACATGCCTGGACCACACGCCCGATTCTTGCGCAAGGTCGAGCGCATTGCCAACATCAAGGCCTTCGTGGAAGAGCACAGCTACGACCACGCTTTGGCCCTAGGATTCGATGCGTGTCTCGCAATGCTCAGTGCGTTCCGAGACAGACACATCCAGATTGTCAGCCGCTACATCATCATCCAGAGTGCCGCAGCCAAGAAGAGTGAGAAGGACAAGCCTTCTGAGGAGAAATCCAAGAAGGTCAACCTTGCTAACCGCACCAAGTCGACATCGAAAGATGGCGAGCAGAAAAAAGATCTCAAGGGGACTGGAGGTACTTCACTCATTCCTTTCCTGCGTCAAGCACGAGATGAAACTGGTGAGCCGGCTGTTGATGCGTGGACTCGGCGTCTGCTCAGCAAGACGAGCGGTTCTGCTAGCTTCGAGAAGGAGGGACAAGTCAAGCAAGGTCTGGCAGGAGTATGGAAGGTCGACGATAATGGGCTTTGTTCATGGTAG
- a CDS encoding Sterol regulatory element-binding protein 1 produces the protein MDNSWQGGFSQQQLSAFNSQLDAGQSNEDWEAWLRWDPAGEASSPGDGTFNSASSKNDSPLQDPLFASFHQTNDEPLNPPLIVGDDDLAFGAGNGMANEPFLFGDIGDIGNGFIFDQSTDIHNIQSIPKLDTNTAAWPLLSHDGPDTSLDLSALIDDQPQQPISALTATTPSLHHSPESTSRQRTSIASTTSPAPVPAPAKKKGGRKRKAETQLQPQPETSPQNAEGGSGEEEGEDGPIKKTSHNVIEKRYRNNLNDKIVELRNAVPALRAVGRNGEEVENLEGLTPAHKLNKATVMAKATEYIRHLEKRNKTMSDEMDILKAQLAKVEATIGKTKDRQASFSMSSASSPTSSSSRSREASSASQAGTPSFLNVPQDQQSRFGQAVVQQQYMQQQSQPSYARAPNPPVDAQNQPHVVKRRGGFMNKVMLGTMAGVMAMEGFTEHQASSDRSMAALPTALFKRGTGASPSLAAGLSRQAMIPLLKMLLVVGALVYLLTPLLTFSSRRKQKMRAATQLPKAPSLASPVEVRRKAWDTAIQSVWVPKHFLVEVVAVGLKMLSLSVRRLIGSEAFTNITGTSKEEEAARIKAWDIAIDAQLAGGDARVSYYRLLLTLMESGTLPDSPARLAQKAVHFRVFFWEVANAGYGNMIGFKQFTEKVGKYYWDSARRLQKELVHAKLQGRPGDEDEVETLPDHLAQLVKLDCDEVLSDEMIQRAWNLAWNKPSAHALVPNAARDSVVEDHAIRSPLDAVAAWYTNTVIDDTLADALSDTNSTIDTEYHVGLALSVAPPASSTHVRALTAKAVLSNTKREANIIVALEALPVISPTGGMNLVNHAPASPDVCTALTLAKLISLSSPQSSQAARERAYTALRGVQPAPGEFTPLTVIATYRLLRSLSGRKDLSRNAERGLEELAGNLRVWVGTSGGRDSGLGNEGRTKLVKLCLHIAKQLGGWDEGDERDSGYGSAVQSQSSSPARAVASPSMVVT, from the coding sequence ATGGACAACTCTTGGCAAGGCGGCTTCTCGCAGCAGCAACTGTCTGCGTTCAACTCACAACTTGACGCTGGCCAGAGTAACGAGGACTGGGAGGCGTGGTTGAGATGGGATCCCGCCGGCGAGGCCTCTTCTCCTGGCGATGGCACCTTCAACTCAGCGTCCTCCAAGAATGACTCGCCTCTTCAAGACCCTCTATTTGCATCATTCCACCAGACCAATGATGAACCACTGAATCCACCTCTGATTGTTGGCGACGATGACCTTGCCTTTGGAGCTGGAAATGGAATGGCCAACGAGCCCTTCCTTTTTGGAGATATTGGCGATATCGGAAACGGATTCATCTTCGACCAGTCGACTGATATACACAACATCCAGAGCATACCAAAGCTAGACACGAATACAGCTGCATGGCCACTACTCTCCCATGACGGACCGGACACAAGTCTTGATCTGTCTGCCCTCATCGATGACCAGCCACAACAGCCAATCTCGGCGTTGACAGCCACGACTCCTAGCTTGCACCACAGTCCAGAATCTACATCACGGCAGAGGACCAGCATAGCATCCACAACATCGCCCGCTCCTGTGCCTGCGCCTGCAAAGAAGAAGGGTGGGCGAAAGAGGAAGGCCGAGACTCAGCTGCAACCACAGCCAGAAACGAGTCCACAGAATGCGGAGGGTGGGTCTGGCGAGGAGGAGGGCGAAGATGGCCCTATCAAGAAGACATCGCACAATGTCATTGAGAAACGGTACCGCAACAACTTGAACGACAAGATCGTCGAGCTGCGCAACGCCGTGCCTGCCCTTCGTGCTGTTGGTCGCAACGGGGAAGAGGTCGAGAACTTGGAAGGCTTGACCCCGGCGCACAAGTTGAACAAAGCGACAGTCATGGCAAAGGCGACAGAGTACATTAGACATCTGGAGAAGCGTAACAAGACCATGTCCGACGAGATGGACATACTCAAAGCACAGTTGGCAAAGGTGGAGGCAACTATCGGCAAGACCAAGGACAGGCAGGCCAGCTTCAGCATGAGCAGTGCTAGCAGCCCGACGTCAAGCAGCTCTCGGTCGAGGGAAGCATCATCAGCATCACAGGCTGGCACACCAAGCTTCTTGAACGTGCCGCAAGATCAACAAAGCAGATTCGGCCAAGCTGTGGTCCAACAACAGTACATGCAGCAGCAAAGTCAGCCATCATATGCTCGAGCTCCAAATCCTCCTGTCGATGCACAGAACCAGCCGCACGTTGTCAAGCGTCGTGGAGGCTTCATGAACAAGGTCATGCTTGGCACGATGGCCGGTGTCATGGCCATGGAAGGCTTCACTGAACATCAAGCCTCTTCCGATCGATCCATGGCCGCACTACCTACAGCTCTGTTCAAGCGTGGGACTGGTGCATCCCCTTCTTTGGCAGCTGGTCTGTCAAGACAGGCTATGATCCCTCTGTTGAAGATGTTGCTTGTTGTGGGAGCACTTGTCTATCTGCTGACACCTCTGCTCACATTCTCATCACGAAGAAAGCAGAAGATGCGAGCAGCGACACAACTCCCGAAGGCACCCTCACTAGCATCGCCTGTCGAAGTACGCCGTAAAGCTTGGGACACAGCCATCCAGAGTGTCTGGGTGCCCAAGCACTTTCTGGTCGAGGTCGTCGCCGTTGGTTTGAAGATGCTGTCACTCAGTGTCCGAAGACTCATCGGCTCGGAAGCTTTCACTAACATCACTGGCACAAGCAAAGAAGAAGAGGCTGCTCGTATCAAAGCTTGGGACATCGCCATCGACGCCCAGCTGGCTGGTGGCGATGCTCGAGTGTCTTACTATCGACTACTGCTCACACTCATGGAGAGTGGTACGCTACCCGACTCACCAGCGCGACTAGCACAGAAGGCCGTTCACTTCCGCGTGTTCTTCTGGGAGGTCGCCAACGCAGGTTACGGAAACATGATCGGCTTCAAGCAGTTCACCGAGAAGGTTGGAAAGTACTACTGGGATTCAGCACGACGTCTTCAGAAGGAGCTTGTTCATGCCAAATTGCAAGGTCGACCTGGTGATGAAGATGAAGTCGAGACGCTGCCCGACCATCTGGCCCAACTGGTGAAAttagattgcgacgaggtTCTCAGCGACGAGATGATCCAGCGCGCGTGGAATCTGGCATGGAACAAGCCTAGTGCACATGCATTGGTGCCGAATGCAGCGAGAGACAGCGTTGTTGAAGACCATGCCATCCGTTCGCCTCTCGATGCCGTCGCTGCATGGTACACGAACACGGTCATCGATGACACCCTCGCGGATGCGCTCAGCGACACGAACTCTACCATCGACACAGAGTATCATGTCGGTCTTGCTCTGAGCGTTGCGCCACCTGCCTCGAGCACACATGTTCGTGCTCTCACAGCAAAGGCCGTGCTCTCCAACACGAAGCGCGAGGCAAACATTATCGTCGCTCTCGAAGCTCTGCCAGTCATTTCACCTACGGGCGGTATGAACCTCGTCAACCATGCTCCAGCTTCGCCAGACGTCTGCACCGCCTTGACACTCGCCAAGCTCATCTCGTTGTCCTCACCACAATCCTCCCAAGCAGCGCGCGAACGAGCCTACACCGCGCTACGCGGCGTGCAGCCAGCACCCGGCGAGTTCACACCCCTCACCGTCATCGCGACATATCGCCTTCTCCGCTCGCTCAGCGGTAGGAAGGATCTTTCTCGCAACGCAGAGCGCGGTCTGGAAGAGCTTGCTGGCAACCTTCGCGTTTGGGTCGGCACTTCTGGTGGTAGAGATAGTGGACTGGGGAACGAGGGACGGACTAAGCTGGTGAAGCTGTGTTTGCACATTGCGAAGCAGCTTGGAGGATGGGATGAGGGGGACGAGAGGGATAGTGGATATGGTTCTGCTGTGCAGAGTCAGAGCTCATCGCCTGCTAGAGCTGTTGCCTCGCCCAGTATGGTGGTGACGTAG
- a CDS encoding Peroxisomal membrane protein PEX29 — MATDTGSPIANRDEAIPVIRIPSHDDEADYSDSEGSESEEEQRDRKRDRLEGHANKIKHTWQTYSGSPQARQSLQDKLLSSIISQIVPSEGLADDDDSTDAPRKKDRRSKKSVNRPEFGPRLMTYNFRRFNARIGVVFVLEKRLIHLFSWKRPTATLSFLAVYSLVCLKPHLLPLIPLVLILFSIMIPSFLARHPTPTNDPRLEPSFHGPPTAAASRVKPAPELSTDFWRNMRDLQNSMEDFSRLHDAANEYITPYTNFSDEALSSTLFLALSALSIAAFIGSQFVPWRFIALIAGWSLISASHPRVQKVLLSTQNLSQLSQHIEIAQSTLRSWISQDILLSEPPSIRQIEIFELQKHHINSDTWESWLFSPTPYDPLSQVRIAGNRAKGTQFFEDVQAPQGWEWKEKKWNLDLRSREWVEERMISGVEIETEGERWVYDLPEEQVEVPVSPRKGGKVGVGRVKSTPKSGWEESNGLGGDRRGEWRRRRWTRLVEKRASDDKGKGKERVLSGGP; from the coding sequence ATGGCGACCGATACTGGATCTCCAATCGCCAACCGCGATGAAGCCATACCAGTCATCCGCATCCCGTCCCACGATGACGAAGCAGACTACTCGGACTCCGAAGGCTCGGAATCAGAAGAGGAACAGCGAGATAGGAAAAGAGACCGACTTGAAGGACACGCGAACAAGATCAAGCACACATGGCAAACATACAGCGGAAGCCCGCAAGCCAGGCAGAGTCTCCAGGACAAACTGCTGTCGTCCATCATCTCCCAGATCGTCCCCAGCGAAGGCCTCGCAGACGACGATGACTCCACCGACGCACCTCGCAAAAAGGACAGACGCTCCAAGAAATCCGTCAACAGACCAGAATTCGGCCCTCGTCTCATGACCTACAACTTCCGCCGCTTCAATGCACGCATAGGCGTCGTCTTCGTCCTCGAGAAGCGCCTCATCCACCTCTTCTCTTGGAAACGCCCCACCGCAACTCTCTCCTTCCTCGCCGTCTACTCCCTCGTCTGCCTCAAACCCCACCTCCTCCCTCTCATCCCACTAGTCCTCATCCTCTTCAGCATCATGATCCCCTCCTTCCTCGCCCGCCACCCAACACCAACCAACGACCCACGCCTCGAGCCCAGTTTCCACGGTCCACCAACCGCAGCCGCCTCCCGCGTCAAACCCGCACCAGAACTCAGCACAGATTTCTGGCGCAACATGCGCGACCTCCAGAATAGCATGGAAGACTTCTCCCGCCTGCACGATGCCGCGAACGAATACATCACACCCTACACCAACTTTTCCGACGAAGCGCTCTCCTCAACCCTCTTCCTGGCCCTCAGCGCTCTCAGCATTGCCGCCTTTATCGGCTCTCAGTTCGTCCCCTGGCGCTTCATCGCTTTGATAGCAGGCTGGTCCTTAATCTCAGCCTCCCACCCGCGAGTCCAGAAAGTTCTCCTCTCAACCCAAAATCTCAGCCAACTCTCCCAACACATCGAAATCGCACAGTCAACCCTCCGCTCCTGGATCTCGCAGGACATCCTCCTATCCGAACCACCCTCCATCCGACAGATAGAGATTTTCGAGTTACAGAAACATCACATCAACTCTGATACGTGGGAATCATGGCTCTTCTCCCCTACACCCTACGACCCCTTGTCACAGGTCAGGATAGCGGGGAATAGAGCGAAAGGGACTCAATTCTTCGAGGACGTACAAGCTCCGCAGGGATGGGAGTGGAAGGAGAAGAAATGGAATTTGGATTTGAGGAGTCGGGAGTGGGTGGAGGAGAGGATGATTAGTGGGGTTGAGATTGAGACGGAGGGGGAGAGGTGGGTTTATGATTTGCCGGAGGAGCAAGTGGAGGTACCGGTGTCGCCGAGGAAGGGTGGGAAGGTTGGAGTGGGAAGGGTCAAGAGTACGCCGAAGAGTGGGTGGGAGGAGTCGAATGGATTGGGAGGGGATAGGAGAGGGGAGTGGAGACGGAGGCGGTGGACGAGGTTGGTGGAGAAGAGGGCGAGTGATGATAAAGGGAAGGGGAAGGAGAGGGTGTTGAGTGGAGGACCGTGA
- a CDS encoding ATP synthase subunit 5, mitochondrial → MFAGRVAVRSARVAAPRFNVAATRSFAEAAAKPAAASGADTRPPIEVFGVDGTYASALYTAAAKSSSLDNVSKAIDSLHQTFKKDPKLASIIQAPTLTVEDKKQIVQELQKTTGVQDKTNTITNFLNTLAENNRLSVLEGVCEKFAQLISASKGEVELTITSAAPLDSKIVKQLEAAISKSQYVGQGKKLKVTPKVNPDIRGGLVVEIGDRTIDLSVSSKMHKMNNLLQTAL, encoded by the exons ATGTTCGCCGGCCGTGTCGCAGTCCGGTCAGCCCGCGTGGCAGCACCACGATTCAACGTCGCTGCCACCCGCTCCTTCGCCGAAGCCGCCGCAAAGCCCGCAGCAGCATCCGGAGCAGACACCAGGCCTCCTATCGAGGTCTTTGGCGTCGACGGCACCTACGCCAGCGCTCTG TACACCGCAGCCGCCAAGTCCTCCTCGCTCGACAACGTCTCCAAGGCCATTGACAGTCTCCACCAGACCTTCAAGAAGGACCCCAAGCTCGCCAGCATCATCCAGGCCCCTACTCTCACCGTCGAAGATAAGAAGCAGATTGTGCAAGAGCTCCAGAAGACCACCGGTGTTCAGGACAAGACAAACACCATCACCAACTTCCTCAACACCCTTGCCGAGAACAACCGCCTGAGCGTCCTCGAGGGCGTATGCGAGAAGTTCGCGCAGCTAATCAGTGCGTCGAAGGGTGAGGTTGAGCTTACAATTACATCCGCCGCGCCATTGGACAGCAAGATTGTGAAGCAGTTGGAGGCGGCTATCAGCAAGAGCCAGTACGTTGGTCAGGGCAAGAAGTTGAAGGTTACGCCAAAG GTCAACCCAGATATCCGCGGCGGCCTCGTCGTCGAGATCGGCGACCGTACCATCGACCTGAGCGTTTCCTCCAAGATGCACAAGATGAACAACCTCCTCCAAACAGCTTTGTAA
- a CDS encoding Coatomer subunit epsilon-1, which yields MDPFGAEGELVNIHTAFIQGQYTSVLNDFDASSFSESNALPIRILQYRAQCALGQHQEVISAISDSDAKSAPDLAAAKLYASYLHSPSDSLVSSAETLAEQASDNLHVQVLIGTVLARAGKPDQALALLANHQGSLDAVALIIQIHLSQTRVDLALKEARSARSFAQDALLVNLAESWIGLRQGGENYQKAFYVFEELAQGPSSASATSLIAQAVSELHMGRVEEAETALGQASALEPEHVEGIANDLVLKTIVGKETGDLVAKLQTVEKEHELLRELAVKREQFQAAMGKYNPKFEP from the coding sequence ATGGATCCCTTCGGCGCCGAGGGCGAGCTCGTGAACATCCACACGGCTTTCATCCAAGGCCAATACACCTCCGTTCTGAACGACTTCGATGCATCATCGTTCTCAGAAAGCAATGCCCTCCCCATCCGAATCCTCCAATACCGCGCCCAGTGTGCTCTCGGTCAACATCAGGAAGTCATCTCAGCAATAAGCGACAGCGACGCCAAATCAGCACCCGACCTCGCGGCTGCGAAACTTTACGCTTCATACCTGCACTCTCCCAGCGACAGTCTAGTCTCTTCAGCAGAGACTCTCGCAGAGCAGGCTAGCGATAACTTGCACGTCCAAGTCCTCATCGGCACAGTATTGGCAAGAGCCGGCAAGCCAGACCAGGCTCTCGCACTGCTTGCAAACCACCAAGGCTCCCTCGACGCCGTAGCGCTCATAATCCAAATCCACCTCTCCCAAACCCGCGTCGACCTCGCCCTCAAGGAAGCGCGCTCGGCGCGCTCCTTCGCACAAGACGCTCTCCTCGTGAACCTCGCCGAATCCTGGATCGGGCTACGACAAGGCGGAGAAAACTATCAGAAGGCATTCTACGTATTCGAGGAGTTGGCGCAGGGACCAAGCAGTGCGTCTGCGACGAGCTTGATTGCGCAGGCCGTTAGTGAGTTGCACATGGGACGAGTAGAAGAGGCGGAGACGGCGCTGGGACAGGCGAGCGCATTGGAGCCGGAGCATGTGGAGGGGATTGCGAATGATTTGGTGCTGAAGACGATAGTTGGGAAGGAGACGGGGGATTTGGTGGCGAAGTTGCAGACGGTTGAGAAGGAGCATGAGTTGTTGAGGGAGTTGGCGGTGAAGAGGGAGCAGTTTCAGGCGGCGATGGGGAAGTATAATCCGAAGTTTGAGCCGTAA